A DNA window from Helianthus annuus cultivar XRQ/B chromosome 15, HanXRQr2.0-SUNRISE, whole genome shotgun sequence contains the following coding sequences:
- the LOC110924323 gene encoding copper-transporting ATPase PAA1, chloroplastic: protein MDESSFTGEPLPVAKLPGAEVSAGSINLNGALTVEVQRSGGETFMGDIVRLVEEAQSREAPVQRLADKVAGHFTYGVMAISTATFVFWSTVGACILPVAFQQGSAMSLALQLSCSILVVACPCALGLATPTAVLVGTSLGATKGLLLRGGSILEKFSAVNTIVFDKTGTLTISKPVVTKIVTTASDEHFE from the exons ATGGACGAGTCAAGTTTCACGGGGGAGCCACTCCCCGTCGCTAAGCTTCCAGGG GCTGAAGTGTCAGCAGGTAGTATTAATCTAAATGGAGCACTTACTGTTGAAGTACAAAGGTCAGGAGGTGAGACCTTCATGGGCGACATTGTCCGTTTGGTAGAAGAAGCTCAAAGTAGAGAAGCCCCTGTTCAACGTTTGGCTGACAAG GTTGCTGGACACTTCACGTATGGTGTAATGGCAATTTCAACTGCCACATTTGTGTTTTGGAGTACTGTTGGTGCATGTATATTACCAGTCGCTTTTCAGCAAGGAAGTGCCATGTCATTAGCATTGCAGCTCTCATGTAGCATTTTG GTTGTTGCTTGTCCATGTGCATTGGGTTTAGCAACGCCTACTGCTGTGCTG GTTGGAACTTCACTTGGTGCCACAAAAGGATTGCTTTTGCGTGGTGGAAGTATCTTAGAGAAGTTTTCAGCGGTCAACACAATTGTTTTTGACAAAACAGGGACATTGACCATTAGCAAACCTGTTGTCACAAAAATAGTGACCACTGCATCTGATGAGCATTTCGAGTGA